CGAACATCAACATGTCGTGCTGGCCGCGCAGCAACCTGTTCTTCGTCTACAACAGCGTCGACAACACGCTGCACGACCCGTACTGCGGCAACCGTCCGCGTCCCGAGTTCCTGGCCAACCGCAAGGACTGGCGGCCGCTGACGCCGGTTGAATAAGAATGCATTCAAAGCCTGCCTCACCCGGCTGCCGCGGCCAGGTTGAAGCAAGGGTCTTTCGCCATGGAGGGCGAAAGTAGCGTCAATGGAAGGATTCACAGCGCCCTTGCGAAAACCTGGCTCGGCAGTTGGCAGCCCGGTTCTAGAACGAGCAGGGCTGCATCGTCGGCTTTCAAGGGCGCTCGCAAGGGTGCCTTTTTCGTCGCCGGCTGGCTGCCCACGGATGAAGAAAGCGTGGCGAATCGGTACAATCGCGCACTTTTGCCGCTCGGCCATTCCCGCGCCGGTCTCTCTTGCCGGCCCTTCTTCGATTGGACCCTCAGTGATTTCCACAGCCAATATCACCATGCAGTTCGGGGCCAAGCCCCTGTTCGAAAACGTTTCGGTCAAGTTCAACAACGGCAACCGCTACGGCCTGATCGGCGCCAACGGTAGCGGCAAGTCCACCTTCATGAAGATCCTCGGCGGCGAACTCGAACCGTCGGCGGGGCAGGTGATGCTCGAGCCGGGCACTCGCCTGGGCAAGCTGCGCCAGGACCAGTTCGGCTACGAAGCGCATCGGGTGATCGACACCGTGATCATGGGCAACGTCGAGCTCTGGCAGGTCGCCGCCGAACGCGAGGCGATCTACGCCCAGGCCGAGATGAGCGAGGCCGACGGCATGCGCGTCGCCGAGCTGGAGACCCAGTTCGCCGAGTTCGACGGCTACACCGCCGAGGCGCGTGCCGGCGAGCTGTTGCTCGGACTGGGGATTCCCGAATCCCAGCATTTCGGCTTGATGAGTGCCGTGTCGCCGGGCTGGAAGCTGCGCGTGCTGCTGGCCCAGGCGCTGTTCTCGGATCCCGACGTGCTGCTGCTCGACGAGCCGACCAACCACCTGGACATCAACACCATCCGCTGGCTGGAAGGCGTGCTGACCACGCGCAGCAGCACCATGGTGATCATTTCCCACGACCGCCACTTCCTCAACAGCGTGTGCACCCACATGGCGGATCTCGATTACGGCGAGATCCAGCTGTTCCCCGGCAACTACGACGAGTACATGACCGCGGCGACCCAGGCCCGCGAGCGCATGCACGCCGACAACGCCAAGAAGAAGGCGGAGATCGCCGAGCTGCAGCAGTTCGTCAGCCGTTTCTCGGCCAACGCGTCCAAGGCCAAGCAGGCCACCTCGCGCCAGCGCAAGATCGACAAGATCAAGCTCGACGAGATCAAGCCGTCGAGCCGGGTCAGTCCGTTCATCCGCTTCGAGCAGAAACGCAAGATCCATCGTGGCGCGCTCAGCGTCGAGGGTCTGACCAAGGGCTACGACGGCACGCCGCTGTTCGAGAAGCTGGGGCTGCAGCTCGAAGCCGGCGAACGCCTGGCGATCATCGGCCCCAACGGCGTCGGCAAAACCACGCTGCTGCGCTGTTTGACCGGTTCGCTGGCGCCGGATCACGGCAAGGTGAAGTGGACCGACGCCGCCGAGGTGGGTTATTTCGCCCAGGACCATGCCGACGCCTTCGCCTTCGATGCCACGCTCTACGACTGGATGGCCCAGTGGACCGACGGCGGCGAGCAGGCTATCCGCGGGGCGCTGGGACGCATGCTGTTCTCCAGCGACGACATCGGCAAGTCGGTCAAGGTGATCTCCGGGGGCGAGCAGGGGCGCATGCTGTTCGCCAAGCTGGCGCTCGAAAAGCCCAACGTGCTGGTCATGGACGAGCCCACCAACCACCTCGACATGGAATCCATCGAGGCGCTCAACCTGGCGCTGGAACACTATCCCGGCACGCTGATCTTCGTCAGTCACGATCGCGAATTCGTCTCGTCGCTGGCCACCCGCATCCTCGACATGAGCGGCGAGGGCGTCACCGACTTCACCGGCCGCTACGAGGACTACCTGCGCAGCCAGGGCGTCTACGGTTGAGCGAGTCGGCGATTGGCGTGTCCAGTGCGCGATACCGTATGGTGAAACGTAAAGTTCTTCCGAGGTGAAGCCAACCGTGACTGACCAGAATCCCCGCTTTCAGGCCGCGCTCGAGCGGCTGGACGCCCTGCACGGCGAAGACCCGCGGCTCGAGCGGACCGAGGATGGCGAGCACATTCCCTATGAATTGCTCTATGCGCGCTGGATGAGCGAATGGCTGGGGCGCGTTGCCCCCGAGGCCAGCGAAGTGCTGCAACTGGCGGTGCGCGCCCAGCACCTGCAACGCTGGCGGATCCCGCGCGACGACTATCCCCGCGATCGCCCGGGCTACCTTGCCTGGCGGCGCGAGCTGGGACGTCGCCAGGCCGAGACCGCCGCCGCGGTGCTGCGCGAGAGCGGCTACGACCAGGCCAGCTGCGAGCACGTCGCGCAGATGATCCGCAAGGAGCGCCTGCGCAGCGATCCCGATGCCCAGGCGCTCGAGGATAGCGCCTGCCTGGTGTTTCTCG
The genomic region above belongs to Halomonas zincidurans B6 and contains:
- a CDS encoding ABC-F family ATPase, which produces MISTANITMQFGAKPLFENVSVKFNNGNRYGLIGANGSGKSTFMKILGGELEPSAGQVMLEPGTRLGKLRQDQFGYEAHRVIDTVIMGNVELWQVAAEREAIYAQAEMSEADGMRVAELETQFAEFDGYTAEARAGELLLGLGIPESQHFGLMSAVSPGWKLRVLLAQALFSDPDVLLLDEPTNHLDINTIRWLEGVLTTRSSTMVIISHDRHFLNSVCTHMADLDYGEIQLFPGNYDEYMTAATQARERMHADNAKKKAEIAELQQFVSRFSANASKAKQATSRQRKIDKIKLDEIKPSSRVSPFIRFEQKRKIHRGALSVEGLTKGYDGTPLFEKLGLQLEAGERLAIIGPNGVGKTTLLRCLTGSLAPDHGKVKWTDAAEVGYFAQDHADAFAFDATLYDWMAQWTDGGEQAIRGALGRMLFSSDDIGKSVKVISGGEQGRMLFAKLALEKPNVLVMDEPTNHLDMESIEALNLALEHYPGTLIFVSHDREFVSSLATRILDMSGEGVTDFTGRYEDYLRSQGVYG
- a CDS encoding DUF4202 domain-containing protein; the encoded protein is MTDQNPRFQAALERLDALHGEDPRLERTEDGEHIPYELLYARWMSEWLGRVAPEASEVLQLAVRAQHLQRWRIPRDDYPRDRPGYLAWRRELGRRQAETAAAVLRESGYDQASCEHVAQMIRKERLRSDPDAQALEDSACLVFLEREFADFASRHDDDKLIRILRKTWHKMSPRGHELAATIGLPPRAQQLLERALA